From the genome of Hymenobacter sp. PAMC 26628, one region includes:
- a CDS encoding PQQ-dependent sugar dehydrogenase, with the protein MKKALFTTMLAGNMLAARAQAPALATFPVGTATVTVSELTPGLATLWELVWGPDNFLWATERAGRISRINPSTGALLPLLTIADVTQNNESGLLGMALHPDFATQPYVYVVYNYTEQGVLKEKLVRLTYAAAAGTLGEPLVLLGGIVATTNHSGSRLLILPDRTILMTTGDALQASEAQNRASLNGKILRLNLDGSIPADNPTPGSYVYTLGHRNPQGIVQLANSRIYSSEHGPSNDDEINKIEVGRNYGWPTVEGLCNLPAEAAFCTANNVREPLTTWTPTIAPAALKYYDHPAIPGWRGSLLVAALGGRRLVQMPLDATGATITARNEFLTDFGRLRSLCVSPDGRVYVGTSNRDGRGTPAATDDRILVLENRAYMPTANRNAAAVKFEIFPNPARQQASLTLLAPGAHVTICDLLGRRLREQSVPGLTATLDLAGLPAGRYLVAVATAAGTATKPLSVE; encoded by the coding sequence ATGAAAAAAGCGTTGTTTACCACCATGCTGGCCGGAAATATGCTGGCCGCCCGGGCCCAGGCGCCGGCACTGGCCACGTTTCCGGTGGGCACGGCCACCGTCACGGTGTCGGAGCTGACGCCCGGGCTGGCCACGCTTTGGGAACTGGTTTGGGGCCCCGATAACTTCCTGTGGGCCACCGAGCGCGCCGGGCGCATCAGTCGCATCAACCCCAGCACCGGGGCGCTGCTGCCGCTGCTCACCATCGCCGACGTGACGCAGAACAACGAAAGCGGCCTGCTGGGCATGGCCCTACACCCCGATTTTGCCACCCAGCCCTACGTGTACGTGGTGTACAACTACACCGAGCAGGGGGTGCTGAAGGAGAAGCTGGTGCGCCTCACCTACGCGGCCGCGGCGGGCACGCTGGGGGAGCCGCTGGTGCTGCTGGGCGGCATCGTGGCCACCACCAACCACAGTGGCTCGCGCCTGCTCATCCTGCCCGACCGCACCATCTTGATGACCACCGGCGACGCGCTGCAAGCCTCCGAAGCCCAGAACCGGGCTTCGCTGAACGGCAAAATCCTGCGCCTGAACCTCGACGGCAGCATCCCGGCCGACAATCCCACGCCCGGCAGCTACGTGTACACGCTGGGCCACCGCAACCCCCAAGGCATTGTGCAGCTGGCCAATAGCCGCATTTATAGCTCGGAGCACGGCCCCAGCAACGACGATGAAATCAACAAGATTGAGGTGGGCCGCAACTACGGCTGGCCCACCGTGGAGGGCCTCTGCAACTTGCCCGCCGAGGCCGCCTTCTGCACCGCCAACAACGTGCGCGAGCCCCTCACCACCTGGACGCCCACCATCGCCCCAGCCGCGCTGAAGTACTACGACCACCCCGCCATTCCGGGCTGGCGCGGTAGCCTGCTGGTGGCGGCCCTGGGCGGCCGCCGCCTCGTGCAGATGCCCCTGGACGCCACCGGCGCCACCATCACCGCCCGCAACGAGTTCCTGACGGACTTTGGCCGGCTGCGCAGCCTGTGCGTGTCGCCCGACGGCCGGGTGTACGTGGGCACCAGCAACCGCGACGGCCGCGGCACCCCCGCTGCTACCGACGACCGCATCCTGGTGCTCGAAAACCGGGCCTACATGCCCACGGCCAACCGCAACGCCGCGGCCGTCAAGTTCGAGATTTTCCCCAATCCCGCCCGCCAGCAGGCCAGCCTAACGCTGCTCGCCCCGGGGGCCCACGTCACCATCTGCGACCTGCTGGGCCGCCGCCTGCGCGAGCAGTCCGTGCCGGGCCTCACCGCCACCCTCGACCTGGCCGGCCTGCCCGCCGGCCGCTACCTAGTGGCCGTGGCCACCGCCGCCGGCACCGCCACCAAGCCGCTGAGTGTGGAGTAG
- a CDS encoding DNA-3-methyladenine glycosylase, which translates to MKLGLEFYQRPDVLQIARELLGKHLYTNVDGVITAGRVVETEAYRHEGDNSMTMHLQRKHQQASALYVPGGHAYIYTVYDRHALFNIATHDATHPDTVLIRAVEPLVGIEEMLRRRGLGAPARSLTAGPGVLTQALGITPALSGTALDGSVLWFEDHGETVTDADVLASARVGLAYAGAEAAALPWRFRISGSQWTSPAK; encoded by the coding sequence ATGAAGCTAGGTTTGGAGTTCTACCAGCGGCCCGACGTGCTGCAAATTGCCCGCGAGCTGCTGGGCAAGCACTTGTACACCAACGTGGATGGGGTGATAACCGCCGGCCGGGTGGTCGAAACCGAGGCCTATCGTCACGAAGGCGACAACTCGATGACCATGCACCTGCAACGCAAGCACCAGCAGGCCAGCGCCTTGTACGTGCCCGGGGGCCACGCCTACATCTACACCGTGTATGACCGCCATGCCCTTTTCAACATCGCCACCCACGACGCTACCCACCCCGACACGGTGTTGATCCGGGCCGTGGAGCCGCTGGTGGGCATCGAAGAGATGCTGCGCCGCCGCGGCCTGGGGGCCCCCGCCCGGTCCCTCACCGCGGGCCCCGGCGTGCTCACCCAGGCGCTGGGCATCACGCCCGCTCTCAGCGGCACGGCGCTGGATGGCAGCGTATTATGGTTTGAAGACCACGGCGAAACGGTGACCGACGCCGACGTGCTGGCCAGCGCCCGCGTGGGCCTGGCCTACGCCGGTGCGGAAGCCGCGGCGCTGCCCTGGCGCTTCCGCATAAGTGGGAGCCAGTGGACGAGCCCCGCCAAATAG
- a CDS encoding carboxypeptidase-like regulatory domain-containing protein, translating into MRGFLIALLLLLLAGPAWAQGSAELRGRVVDAETGQPVPNAQVGVAGNRLGTSTNVDGIFTLNIPPAYQHEPLEVALLGYRKYTQALPPLPGPGLLIRLQISPAALGEVTVTSSVMGIIRAAVARIPRNYPMRPARLTGFYREAENVLGDSSQYQYFAEGLLTVYQAGYQHPGDDGAVEIRESRKVELRAPGTADHNWYGGPFVPHQLDFVHRRAAFINPAHFRDYDYRLLPQTTFRGRPVYVIAFAPKPGRAARANFAGRLFIEENSYAFLRAEWHRTPAGLRHESQVAVAIEERASRADYQPYAGRWYLKSAWHRTQGRPRLGNKAPISVLVEYLTTGIDTAQGLRPGYAARAQYRDVYLENPVPYDSTFWQRQTTLVPPAAVQQALRRAAAPVPAAAGAPGPVAGAPAAPAAPVRRPSRLRYGYLVGGWPVAVAGGAVQAGFAPAGSGFQALGSAELRAQSTTYWYGFSYEYNAVGGWWLRLGSRSGFEPLGGSGWEGGLAYERNLNPRRRPIFARSGLTYFRQSVGRDLGPYHNPDAGLRVAGTAFKADEIGLTLQTTTGALQPKLGLGVELSHHLELVADAGYLLFPRTRTQLALDERSGFWLSRSAATLDLPAADATLRVNGQPATGAPWQPGRLTFGFGLLYRPR; encoded by the coding sequence ATGCGCGGATTTCTGATTGCCCTCCTACTGCTGCTATTGGCTGGGCCCGCTTGGGCCCAGGGTTCCGCCGAGCTGCGCGGCCGCGTGGTAGACGCCGAAACCGGCCAGCCAGTACCCAACGCGCAAGTGGGCGTGGCCGGTAACCGCTTGGGCACCAGCACCAACGTCGACGGCATTTTCACGCTTAACATTCCGCCCGCCTACCAGCACGAGCCGCTGGAAGTGGCGCTGCTTGGCTACCGCAAGTACACCCAGGCGCTGCCGCCGCTGCCGGGCCCCGGGCTGCTTATTCGCCTGCAAATCAGCCCCGCCGCGCTGGGCGAGGTGACGGTGACCAGCTCCGTGATGGGCATTATCCGGGCGGCGGTGGCGCGCATTCCGCGCAACTACCCGATGCGGCCCGCGCGCCTCACGGGCTTCTACCGCGAGGCCGAAAACGTGCTGGGCGACAGCAGCCAGTACCAATATTTTGCCGAGGGCTTGCTGACCGTGTACCAGGCTGGCTACCAGCACCCGGGCGACGACGGGGCGGTGGAAATCCGGGAGTCGCGCAAGGTGGAGCTGCGGGCCCCCGGCACCGCTGACCACAATTGGTACGGGGGCCCCTTCGTGCCGCACCAGCTCGATTTTGTGCACCGCCGCGCGGCCTTCATCAACCCTGCCCACTTCCGCGACTACGACTACCGGCTGCTGCCGCAAACCACGTTCCGGGGCCGGCCGGTGTACGTCATTGCTTTTGCCCCCAAACCAGGCCGCGCCGCGCGGGCCAATTTTGCGGGCCGGCTTTTTATTGAGGAGAACAGCTACGCCTTTTTGCGGGCCGAGTGGCACCGCACGCCGGCCGGCCTGCGCCACGAAAGCCAGGTGGCCGTGGCCATCGAGGAGCGCGCCAGCCGCGCCGATTACCAGCCCTACGCCGGCCGCTGGTACCTCAAAAGCGCCTGGCACCGCACCCAAGGCCGCCCGCGGCTGGGCAACAAAGCGCCTATTAGTGTGCTGGTGGAGTACCTGACGACGGGTATCGACACCGCTCAGGGGCTCCGGCCCGGCTACGCGGCCCGCGCCCAGTACCGCGACGTGTACCTGGAAAACCCGGTGCCTTACGACTCCACGTTTTGGCAGCGCCAAACCACGCTGGTGCCGCCCGCGGCCGTACAGCAGGCCCTGCGCCGGGCGGCCGCGCCGGTGCCTGCCGCGGCCGGGGCCCCGGGGCCCGTTGCGGGGGCCCCTGCCGCACCGGCCGCGCCGGTGCGCCGCCCGAGCCGGCTGCGCTACGGCTACCTGGTGGGCGGCTGGCCAGTGGCGGTAGCGGGCGGCGCGGTGCAGGCGGGGTTTGCGCCAGCGGGTTCGGGGTTTCAGGCGCTGGGCTCGGCGGAACTCCGGGCGCAAAGCACAACGTATTGGTACGGTTTCTCTTACGAGTACAACGCCGTGGGCGGGTGGTGGCTGCGCCTGGGCTCGCGCAGTGGCTTCGAGCCGCTGGGCGGCAGCGGTTGGGAAGGCGGCCTGGCCTACGAGCGCAACCTCAACCCGCGCCGCCGGCCCATTTTTGCGCGGTCAGGGCTAACATACTTCCGCCAGAGCGTGGGCCGCGACCTGGGGCCCTACCATAACCCCGACGCCGGCCTGCGCGTGGCCGGCACGGCCTTCAAAGCCGACGAAATTGGCCTGACCTTGCAAACCACCACCGGGGCCCTGCAACCCAAGCTGGGCCTGGGTGTGGAGCTGAGCCACCACCTGGAGCTGGTGGCCGACGCGGGTTACCTGCTCTTCCCGCGCACCCGCACCCAGCTGGCCCTCGACGAGCGCAGCGGCTTCTGGCTCAGCCGCAGCGCCGCCACGCTCGACCTGCCCGCCGCCGACGCCACCCTGCGCGTGAACGGCCAGCCGGCCACCGGCGCGCCGTGGCAGCCCGGCCGGCTCACGTTCGGCTTTGGGCTGCTGTACCGGCCACGGTAG
- a CDS encoding aspartate-semialdehyde dehydrogenase: MKLAIVGATGLVGTELLKVLAERHFPLTELLPVASAKSVGQLVHFQGKDYPVVSMDDAIAARPDIAIFSAGGSVSKEHAPRFAAVGTTVVDNSSAWRMDPTKKLVVPEINASTLTAADKIIANPNCSTIQMVVALNDLHKAYGLQRIVVSTYQSVTGTGKKAVDQLLEERAGQTARNPAYPHPIDLNVLPHIDVFEENGYTKEEMKMVHETKKIMGDNSIQVTATCVRIPVMGGHSEALNVQFHKEFALAEVRAILRHTAGVELVDEPSQNLYPMPKDSHGRDAVLVGRLRRDETQGCTLNMWVVADNLRKGAATNAVQIAEYLVANKLVG, from the coding sequence ATGAAACTTGCCATCGTGGGTGCCACCGGCCTGGTGGGCACCGAGCTGCTGAAAGTGCTGGCCGAGCGCCATTTCCCCCTCACCGAGCTGCTGCCCGTGGCCTCGGCCAAATCGGTGGGCCAACTGGTTCACTTCCAAGGCAAAGACTACCCCGTGGTGAGCATGGACGACGCCATCGCGGCCCGGCCCGACATCGCCATTTTCTCGGCCGGCGGCTCGGTTTCCAAGGAGCACGCCCCGCGCTTCGCCGCCGTGGGCACCACCGTGGTCGACAATTCCTCGGCCTGGCGCATGGACCCCACCAAGAAGCTCGTGGTGCCCGAAATCAACGCCAGCACCCTCACGGCCGCCGATAAAATCATCGCCAACCCCAACTGCTCGACTATCCAGATGGTGGTGGCCCTGAATGACTTGCACAAGGCTTACGGCTTGCAGCGCATCGTGGTGAGTACCTACCAGAGCGTGACCGGCACCGGCAAAAAAGCCGTGGACCAGCTCCTGGAGGAGCGCGCCGGCCAAACCGCCCGCAACCCCGCCTACCCGCACCCCATCGACCTGAACGTGCTGCCCCACATCGACGTGTTCGAGGAGAACGGCTACACCAAGGAGGAGATGAAAATGGTGCACGAAACCAAGAAAATCATGGGCGACAACAGCATCCAGGTGACGGCCACCTGCGTGCGCATCCCCGTGATGGGCGGCCACTCGGAGGCCCTGAACGTGCAGTTCCACAAGGAGTTTGCCCTGGCCGAGGTGCGCGCCATCTTGCGCCACACCGCCGGTGTGGAGCTGGTGGATGAGCCGAGCCAGAACCTCTACCCCATGCCCAAAGACAGCCACGGCCGCGACGCCGTGCTGGTGGGCCGCCTGCGCCGCGACGAAACCCAGGGCTGCACCCTGAACATGTGGGTGGTGGCCGACAACCTGCGCAAAGGCGCCGCCACCAACGCCGTGCAAATCGCCGAGTACCTGGTAGCGAATAAGTTGGTAGGATAA
- a CDS encoding lamin tail domain-containing protein — protein sequence MLSHAASAQLRDDFTDGNFTANPAWAGTANFFTVNAQRQLQSNGPAVTGTRLQLAAPCRASTGTTWEFWANLRLATSASNVADVWLMASGPDLGSAATAGYFVRLGSTADNLTLFRKDSAKTAVALITGNASTLSSSTNNPVRVRITRTTANRWTLERDLAGGRNFVADGAPATDATHQRSAAAGVALLYSSANGKNFYFDDFNVVDATPPLLLKATPLNARRVEVVFNEAVDPATGALAASYRLRGGAGPVAAEILANNPAVVRLTFGADLPAANVLEARQVADLFGNAATGALAASFAGLPVAPEFSDLIISEIFADETPAVGLPESEFVEVYNRSATKTLSLRGVRLGKTGTAAQAVFPDTARLLPGQYAVVCGSTRAAQFAPFGKVYGLTNFPALSNGGDQLVLRGPGGRVLFEVTYSDAWYRDARKQAGGWSLEMLDPANLCAGADNWTASPDPRGGTPGRANAAGAPHPDAVPPALLRAVAVDARTVRLFFSEKLDSAAAANPARYALGSQAPAVARAAPVGPDFRVVDLVLAGALAPSRPTALTVQTATDCAGNASGPLQAAEFALPETAAPGDVVINELLFNPRVGAVRFVELLNRSQKYVDLQGFQVGDGGAGLPVCPGPYVLTPGQLVAFSTSPATVQAQYPTSADPAAMLPVGALPTWPDDAGLAVLLDASGKEIDRLAYNKSLHLPLLSSQDGVSLERIRAQGPSLGSNFHSAAGTVGYATPGRPNSQAQDAPGGGQELTVTPEVFTPDDDGQQDFTTLTYQLDQAGYVGSVTVYDAVGRLTRRLLRNASLPTAGFVAWDGLDDGGRKAAVGYYILHVELFRPASGERREYKKTVVLGARF from the coding sequence TTGCTTTCCCACGCGGCCTCGGCCCAACTGCGCGACGATTTCACCGACGGCAATTTTACCGCCAACCCCGCTTGGGCCGGCACCGCTAATTTCTTCACCGTCAACGCCCAGCGCCAGCTGCAAAGCAACGGCCCCGCCGTGACCGGCACCCGCCTCCAACTGGCCGCGCCCTGCCGCGCCAGCACCGGCACCACCTGGGAATTCTGGGCCAACCTGCGCCTGGCCACCAGCGCCAGCAACGTGGCCGACGTGTGGCTGATGGCCTCGGGGCCCGACTTGGGCAGCGCCGCCACGGCCGGCTACTTCGTGCGCCTGGGTAGCACCGCCGACAACCTTACCCTATTCCGCAAAGACTCGGCGAAGACGGCCGTGGCCCTCATCACGGGGAACGCCAGTACGCTGAGCAGCAGCACTAACAATCCGGTGCGCGTGCGCATCACCCGCACCACCGCCAACCGCTGGACGCTGGAGCGCGACCTGGCTGGGGGCCGCAACTTCGTGGCCGATGGGGCCCCGGCTACCGACGCCACGCACCAGCGCAGCGCCGCCGCGGGCGTGGCTTTGCTATACTCGTCGGCCAACGGCAAAAACTTCTACTTCGATGATTTTAACGTGGTTGACGCCACGCCACCCCTACTGCTGAAGGCCACGCCGCTTAATGCGCGCCGGGTCGAGGTCGTGTTCAACGAAGCCGTGGACCCGGCCACAGGGGCCCTGGCGGCCAGCTACCGGCTGCGCGGTGGGGCAGGACCGGTGGCGGCTGAAATTTTGGCTAATAATCCGGCCGTGGTGCGCCTGACCTTCGGCGCCGATTTGCCGGCGGCCAACGTGCTGGAAGCGCGGCAGGTGGCCGACTTGTTCGGCAATGCGGCGACGGGGGCCCTGGCGGCCAGCTTCGCTGGCCTGCCGGTAGCTCCGGAATTTAGCGATTTGATTATCAGCGAAATATTCGCCGATGAAACCCCGGCCGTCGGCCTGCCCGAATCGGAATTCGTGGAGGTTTACAACCGCTCGGCCACCAAAACCCTCAGCCTGCGCGGCGTGCGGCTGGGCAAGACGGGCACCGCCGCCCAGGCCGTATTTCCCGACACGGCGCGGCTGCTGCCGGGGCAGTACGCGGTGGTCTGCGGCAGCACCCGGGCGGCGCAGTTTGCGCCGTTCGGCAAGGTGTACGGGCTCACGAATTTCCCCGCGCTGAGCAACGGCGGCGACCAGCTGGTGCTGCGGGGCCCCGGCGGCCGGGTGTTGTTTGAGGTGACGTACTCGGACGCGTGGTACCGCGACGCGCGCAAGCAAGCCGGTGGCTGGAGCCTGGAAATGCTGGACCCCGCCAACCTCTGCGCCGGCGCCGACAACTGGACCGCCAGCCCCGACCCGCGCGGCGGCACCCCGGGCCGTGCCAACGCCGCCGGGGCCCCGCACCCCGACGCCGTGCCGCCCGCACTGCTCCGCGCCGTGGCGGTGGATGCCCGCACCGTGCGCCTGTTCTTCTCCGAAAAGCTCGACAGCGCCGCCGCGGCCAACCCCGCCCGCTACGCCCTGGGGTCTCAGGCCCCCGCCGTGGCCCGCGCCGCGCCCGTGGGACCTGACTTCCGGGTGGTGGACCTGGTGCTGGCCGGGGCCCTGGCTCCCAGCCGCCCCACGGCCCTCACGGTGCAAACAGCGACCGACTGCGCCGGCAACGCCAGCGGCCCGCTGCAAGCCGCCGAATTTGCTCTGCCCGAGACCGCCGCTCCCGGCGACGTAGTGATAAACGAACTGCTCTTTAACCCCCGGGTGGGGGCCGTGCGCTTCGTCGAACTACTGAACCGCAGCCAGAAATACGTTGACTTGCAAGGGTTTCAGGTGGGAGACGGCGGGGCGGGGCTGCCGGTATGCCCGGGGCCCTACGTGCTGACGCCGGGGCAGCTAGTGGCCTTCAGCACCAGCCCGGCCACGGTGCAGGCGCAGTACCCCACCAGTGCCGACCCAGCGGCAATGCTGCCCGTGGGGGCCCTGCCCACCTGGCCCGACGACGCCGGCCTGGCCGTGCTGCTGGATGCGAGCGGGAAGGAAATCGACCGCTTGGCCTACAACAAAAGCCTGCACTTGCCGCTGCTTAGCAGCCAGGACGGCGTGTCGCTGGAGCGCATCCGGGCGCAGGGGCCCAGCCTGGGCAGCAACTTCCACTCGGCGGCCGGCACAGTGGGCTACGCCACGCCCGGCCGCCCCAACTCGCAGGCCCAGGATGCGCCCGGCGGCGGCCAAGAGTTAACCGTGACGCCCGAAGTTTTCACGCCCGACGACGACGGCCAGCAGGATTTCACCACCCTCACCTACCAGCTCGACCAGGCCGGCTACGTAGGCTCTGTCACGGTTTACGACGCCGTGGGCCGCCTCACCCGCCGCCTGCTCCGCAACGCGAGCCTGCCCACCGCCGGCTTCGTGGCCTGGGACGGCCTCGACGATGGCGGCCGCAAAGCCGCCGTGGGGTACTACATCCTGCACGTCGAACTGTTCCGGCCCGCCAGCGGCGAGCGGCGCGAATACAAGAAAACGGTGGTGCTGGGGGCCCGGTTTTAG
- a CDS encoding peptide deformylase has protein sequence MKKLADLLQLGDPRLYETCAPVLPAERPLVAGWVADLHHVMQEIRARYHFGRAIAAPQLGIMKRLIYLNIDRPVVFINPELSGLSTELFELWDDCMSFPHLLVKVRRHTHLTIDYLDENWQPQTWHMTGDLSELLQHEYDHLNGVLCTMRAIDDKSFKWRP, from the coding sequence ATGAAAAAACTAGCCGATTTGCTTCAACTGGGCGACCCGCGCCTTTACGAAACGTGCGCGCCGGTTTTGCCCGCCGAGCGGCCGTTGGTAGCGGGTTGGGTGGCCGATTTGCACCACGTCATGCAGGAGATAAGGGCCCGATACCACTTCGGCCGGGCCATTGCCGCGCCGCAACTGGGCATCATGAAGCGGCTGATTTACCTGAACATCGACCGGCCCGTGGTCTTCATCAACCCCGAACTCAGCGGGCTAAGTACCGAGCTGTTTGAGCTGTGGGACGACTGCATGAGCTTCCCCCACCTACTGGTCAAAGTGCGGCGGCACACCCACCTAACCATCGACTACCTGGATGAAAACTGGCAGCCGCAGACCTGGCACATGACGGGCGATTTGTCCGAACTGTTGCAGCACGAGTACGACCACCTGAACGGTGTACTCTGTACCATGCGGGCCATCGACGACAAGTCGTTCAAGTGGCGGCCGTGA
- a CDS encoding DUF1800 domain-containing protein — translation MDTTQQLQHLYWRAGFGPRPQDVAAGLSLRKALRQLLHDSAQFEPLDAPSMHFTDPMGAVMAVAPVPPASAPAKNPVPTGMVTTPDQATATAAPATMDMAGGEATPPAPVAALPARQPYRMGPGGVPLLRRRDLTPEQRKMQNQGLREAFINISTAWMDRMATSPAQLREKMTLFWHGHFACRVRQPGPALSLHNTMRQHALGKFPDLLLAVSQEPAMLEFLNNRQNHKGHPNENFAREVMELFTLGRGNYSEQDVKDGARAFTGWSYDAQGNFKFRPMDHDDGPKTFLGRTGNFKGEDVLAIILEQPAAATFLTTKLYRFFVNDTPDPARIAPLADAFRRSGYDIQDLLERMFSADWFYDPANVGTHLKSPVELLAGIRRTLNVKLDNELPLLGYQKALGQTLFEPPNVAGWPGGRNWIDSSSLLLRLQIPAILFKNADFAVALKQDENDIAPNLTRADRLVKPTTGAHLPLGPLQQLLGATPAPAQPARLSEFLLQTPIRPENLALVQQAAAQNSVPAEALRNTLISLMSLPEYQLS, via the coding sequence ATGGATACCACCCAGCAACTCCAGCACTTGTATTGGCGCGCCGGCTTTGGGCCCCGGCCCCAAGATGTGGCCGCTGGCCTCAGCCTTCGCAAAGCCCTGCGGCAGCTGCTGCACGATTCGGCGCAGTTCGAGCCGCTCGACGCGCCCAGCATGCACTTCACCGACCCGATGGGCGCGGTGATGGCCGTGGCCCCCGTGCCGCCCGCCTCCGCGCCGGCCAAAAACCCGGTGCCCACCGGCATGGTGACCACGCCGGACCAGGCCACGGCCACCGCTGCGCCCGCGACGATGGATATGGCCGGCGGCGAAGCCACGCCCCCCGCCCCGGTGGCCGCGCTGCCGGCGCGCCAGCCCTACCGCATGGGCCCCGGCGGCGTGCCGCTGCTGCGCCGCCGCGACCTCACGCCCGAGCAGCGCAAGATGCAGAACCAGGGCCTGCGCGAGGCGTTCATCAACATCTCGACGGCCTGGATGGACCGCATGGCCACCTCGCCGGCCCAGCTGCGCGAGAAGATGACGCTGTTTTGGCACGGCCACTTTGCCTGCCGGGTGCGGCAGCCGGGCCCCGCCCTCAGCCTGCACAACACCATGCGGCAGCACGCGCTGGGCAAATTCCCCGACCTGCTGCTGGCCGTGAGCCAGGAGCCGGCCATGCTCGAATTCCTTAACAACCGCCAGAACCATAAGGGCCACCCCAACGAAAACTTCGCCCGCGAGGTGATGGAACTGTTTACGCTGGGCCGCGGCAACTACTCGGAGCAGGACGTGAAGGACGGGGCCCGCGCCTTCACCGGCTGGAGCTACGACGCGCAGGGCAACTTCAAGTTCCGGCCAATGGACCACGACGACGGCCCCAAAACCTTCCTCGGCCGCACCGGCAACTTTAAGGGCGAAGACGTGCTGGCCATCATCCTGGAGCAGCCGGCGGCGGCTACCTTCCTCACCACCAAGCTCTACCGCTTTTTCGTGAACGACACGCCCGACCCGGCCCGCATCGCGCCGCTGGCCGATGCGTTTCGCCGCAGCGGCTACGACATCCAGGACCTGCTGGAGCGCATGTTTTCGGCCGACTGGTTTTACGACCCCGCCAACGTGGGCACGCACCTCAAGAGCCCGGTGGAGCTGCTGGCCGGCATCCGCCGCACCCTCAACGTGAAGCTCGACAACGAGCTGCCCTTGCTGGGCTACCAGAAAGCCCTGGGCCAGACGCTGTTCGAGCCACCGAACGTAGCCGGCTGGCCCGGCGGCCGCAACTGGATTGACTCGTCGTCGCTGCTGCTGCGCCTGCAAATACCGGCCATCCTCTTCAAAAACGCCGACTTCGCCGTGGCCCTCAAGCAGGACGAGAACGATATCGCCCCCAACTTAACGCGCGCCGACCGCCTCGTGAAGCCCACCACCGGGGCCCACCTGCCGCTGGGGCCCCTGCAACAGCTGCTGGGCGCCACACCCGCCCCGGCCCAACCCGCCCGCCTCAGCGAGTTCCTGCTCCAAACGCCCATCCGGCCCGAAAACCTAGCCCTGGTGCAGCAAGCCGCCGCCCAAAACTCCGTCCCTGCCGAGGCCCTGCGCAACACACTAATTAGCCTAATGAGCCTGCCGGAATACCAATTGTCGTAG
- a CDS encoding DUF1501 domain-containing protein — protein sequence MQRREFLQASVLASTLLFVPKMLHALDRGPGLARLADAPGARRLIVVQLGGGNDGLNTVIPYQNDLYYKARPTLGIKESEGIFALDKGMGFHPALKGFKNLYDQGYLAVLNGVGYPNPDRSHFRSMDIWQTGSGSGQNLSTGWLGRYLDSGAPGCQNPYNALEVDDTLSLTLKGSQRKGLAFKNPDKLHQLTQNRLLSKVSRETASDHHHAQVDYLYQTLAETASSADYLYDKSKVYKSAGAYPQSEFGKNLKTTAELINSGVESRVYYLALNGFDTHVRQHEQQQKLFTDLGDGLAALADDLQKNGQWANTLVLVFSEFGRRVGQNASNGTDHGTANPVFLLGGSLQQRGVLNDAPDLANLDQGDLRHQVDFRGIYASVLKDWLGADDTSILGTDFERLRGLV from the coding sequence ATGCAACGCCGCGAATTCCTCCAGGCCTCGGTATTGGCCAGCACGCTGCTGTTCGTGCCCAAAATGCTGCATGCCCTCGACCGGGGCCCGGGGCTGGCCCGGCTGGCCGACGCGCCGGGGGCCCGCCGCCTCATCGTGGTGCAGCTAGGCGGCGGCAACGACGGCCTGAACACCGTCATTCCGTACCAGAACGACCTGTACTACAAGGCCCGGCCCACGCTGGGCATTAAGGAATCGGAAGGAATCTTTGCCCTGGACAAAGGGATGGGCTTCCACCCAGCGCTCAAGGGCTTCAAGAACCTCTACGATCAGGGCTACCTGGCCGTGCTCAACGGCGTGGGCTACCCCAATCCCGACCGCTCGCACTTCCGCTCGATGGACATCTGGCAAACCGGCTCGGGCAGCGGCCAGAACCTGAGCACCGGCTGGCTCGGCCGCTACCTCGACTCGGGGGCCCCAGGGTGCCAAAACCCCTACAACGCCCTCGAAGTAGACGACACCCTGAGCCTGACCCTGAAGGGCAGCCAGCGCAAAGGCCTGGCATTCAAGAACCCCGACAAGCTGCACCAGCTCACCCAGAACCGCTTACTGAGCAAGGTGAGCCGCGAAACCGCCTCCGACCACCACCACGCGCAAGTCGATTACCTCTACCAAACGCTGGCCGAAACCGCGTCGTCGGCCGACTACCTCTACGACAAGTCGAAGGTGTACAAGTCGGCCGGGGCCTACCCCCAGTCCGAGTTTGGCAAGAACCTAAAAACCACCGCCGAGCTGATTAACTCCGGTGTGGAGTCGCGGGTGTACTACCTGGCCCTCAACGGCTTCGATACCCACGTGCGCCAGCACGAGCAGCAGCAGAAGCTCTTCACCGACCTCGGCGACGGCCTGGCTGCGCTGGCCGACGACCTCCAGAAGAACGGCCAGTGGGCCAACACGCTGGTGCTGGTGTTCTCCGAATTCGGCCGCCGCGTGGGCCAGAACGCCAGCAACGGTACCGACCACGGCACCGCCAACCCCGTGTTCCTCCTCGGCGGCAGCCTCCAACAAAGAGGCGTCCTTAACGACGCCCCCGACCTGGCCAACCTCGACCAGGGCGACTTGCGCCACCAAGTCGATTTCCGCGGCATCTACGCCAGCGTCCTCAAAGACTGGCTCGGCGCCGACGACACGAGCATTCTGGGCACCGACTTTGAGCGGCTGCGCGGGTTGGTGTAG